Proteins encoded together in one Pseudomonadota bacterium window:
- the lptG gene encoding LPS export ABC transporter permease LptG → MQVEFFPSRTMALYMARMFAIRVVAVLLLLVLVLQALDLLGESGKILAYPGNGQGELLTYISLRVPQLIERFLPFAVLLATIVTLATLNQNSEVIAMKAAGLSAHQVLAPLLLTSLVIAILSFAFNDRIVSRATATLAAWEAAEFGPIPEDPYSLTNVWVRDGHMIIQARTVLGKSDNTRLRDVTAFVRDENDALRETVSAARARYTGNGWRLEDVERFELLTGNVETIDSMVIGTGVTPDQFTLSNVNAAGLSFAELGTTITDMQLAGRRTTDLETTWWHKISGPLSSVLMPLLGAVAAFGLARSGRLFFRAVIGMALGFAYFVVDNFTLAMGNLEVYPPLLAAWAPFILFLLIGETVLVRTEE, encoded by the coding sequence ATGCAGGTCGAATTCTTCCCGTCGCGCACCATGGCGCTCTACATGGCCCGGATGTTCGCCATCCGGGTTGTCGCAGTACTGCTGCTGCTGGTGCTGGTGCTGCAGGCGCTCGACCTGCTTGGAGAGAGCGGCAAGATTCTCGCTTATCCGGGCAATGGCCAGGGCGAATTGCTGACCTATATATCGCTGCGCGTACCGCAGCTGATCGAGCGCTTCCTGCCCTTTGCAGTGCTGCTCGCCACTATTGTGACGCTGGCCACGCTGAACCAGAATAGCGAGGTCATTGCGATGAAGGCTGCAGGGCTGTCGGCGCATCAGGTGCTGGCACCGCTGCTGCTCACCAGTCTGGTCATCGCGATCCTGTCTTTTGCCTTTAACGACCGGATCGTTTCGCGTGCCACGGCGACGCTCGCAGCATGGGAGGCGGCCGAATTCGGGCCGATACCCGAAGACCCTTACAGCCTGACCAATGTCTGGGTGCGCGATGGCCATATGATCATTCAGGCGCGGACGGTGCTGGGCAAGAGCGACAATACCCGGCTGCGCGATGTCACCGCCTTTGTCCGCGACGAGAATGACGCGCTGCGTGAAACCGTTTCCGCAGCAAGGGCGCGCTATACCGGCAATGGCTGGCGGCTTGAGGATGTCGAGCGCTTCGAATTGCTGACCGGCAATGTCGAGACAATCGACTCCATGGTTATCGGCACCGGTGTCACGCCCGACCAGTTCACACTGAGCAATGTCAATGCCGCCGGTCTGTCCTTTGCCGAGCTGGGCACCACCATCACCGACATGCAGCTTGCCGGCCGCCGGACCACCGATCTGGAAACCACCTGGTGGCACAAGATTTCCGGGCCGCTGTCATCGGTGCTGATGCCGCTGCTCGGCGCTGTTGCCGCCTTTGGCCTGGCCCGGTCGGGTCGTCTGTTCTTCCGCGCGGTGATAGGCATGGCGCTGGGCTTCGCCTATTTCGTCGTCGATAATTTCACCCTCGCCATGGGCAATCTGGAAGTCTATCCGCCGCTGCTCGCGGCCTGGGCACCCTTCATCCTGTTCCTGCTGATCGGCGAGACGGTGCTTGTCCGAACCGAAGAATAG